The Rhodothermus marinus DSM 4252 DNA segment TTCGTCGACGAGCGCGACGGGACGGTGGTGCAGGCGGACGAGCTTCTGCACGTAGGCCATGCGCTCGTCCATGGGTAGTTTGAAGCGCCGGAAGATGCGGGGGACCATGCGGGCACCCAGGTCTTCGTGTCCGTGGAAGGTCCAGCCCGTGCCCGGCACGAAGCGTTTGGTGGCCGGCTTGGCGATGTCGTGCAGCAGGGCCGCCCAGCGCAGCCACACGGCGTCGTCCTCGCAGGGACGGTCGGCCGTCATGCGGGCCACGTTGTCCACCACCTGCAGCGTGTGGTAGAAGTTGTCCTTGTGACGGTGCCCGTCGATGGTCTCGACGCCCTTGAGCGCCACCAGTTCGGGGAAGATGCGCGCCAGAATGCCGGTGGACTCCAGGATTTTGAAGCCGATGGAAGGCTGCGGCGCACACAGGATCTTCTGCAGTTCGTCGGTGATGCGCTCCTGGCTGAGGATTTCGACGCGGTGGGCCTTTTCCCGCATCGCCGCGAACGTGTCGGGTTCTACGCGGAAGTTCAGTTGCGCGGCAAAGCGGGCCGCCCGGATCATGCGGAGCGGATCGTCCTCGAAGGTCTGGCGCGGATCGAGCGGCGTGCGCAGCAGCCGTTGCCGGAGATCGCGCCGCCCGTGGAACGGATCGATCAGCGTTCCCCAGCGAGAGGGCCACAGGTCGATGGCCATCGCGTTGATGGTGAAATCGCGGCGGCGCAGGTCGTCGTCGAGCGTGCCGTCTTCGACGATGGGTTTGCGGGAGTCTTTGCGATAGCTTTCGCGGCGGGCCGCCACGAACTCCAGCACGAAGACGCCGCTGCGATCCGGCGTGGGTACGCGGATGGCCGCCGTGCCGAAATTTTCATAGACGTGCACGGTGCGGCCCCCCAGCGCGCGCGCCACGAGGCGGGCCAGCCGGATGCCCGTCCCGGGTCCCACCGTCACAAAGTCGATGTCGGTGGTCGGACGGTCCAGAAACAGATCGCGCACGACGCCGCCCACGGCATAGACCGGGATCTCGTGCTGCTGTCCCAGCTCGCCGATCCGACGCAGCAGGGGCGCGTAGGGACGCGACGCCAGGCGTTCCTGTATGCGCAGTGGTAGCGGCCGAACCGTCACCGTCATGATCGTGCGGGTAGTTGCGGGGGCCATACTTAACGCAGCCGGCTCATCAAACGTTCGACGATCCGGAGCACCTGCAGGGTTTCCAGGAGCGAGACCGGGGCCGGCTGGCGGGCGGCCAGGGCCTGCAGAAAGGCAAGGACTTCGGCCTTCGTCAGGCGCTCGTCGGATGCTTCGAGTCGGAGCCATCGGTGCCAGCCGGTGCGCGCCAGGTACAGTTCGGGCGTGGTGTCGTCGCCGTCGCGCCACATCAGCACCTGCGCATAGGTGCCGCTGTGAAAGCGCAGGCCGAAGGCCACCGCTTCGAGCCAGGTAGGACCACCCCGGACGGCCTCCCCTTCGATACGCAGCACGCTGCTGGAGCGGGCCAGTGCGCAGCACAGATCGACGGCTTCGGCCAGCCGGGCGTGCCAGGGCACCACACCGCGCCCGCCCACCTGCTGTCGGTAAACGAGCAGCGCGGGCGGCGCGCCGTTCCGAACGTCCTGCAACTTTGGATGGAAGCGCAGCGGTCGGCTGACGCCCACCTCCACACAGGCTTCCTCGGCCAGCCGGCCCAGTCGCTCCAGATCCTGCAGCGCCGGGG contains these protein-coding regions:
- a CDS encoding Gfo/Idh/MocA family oxidoreductase, which gives rise to MDRPQATESAPAFRIGLIGGGREARSLHAALRALYPDRSVARFSESTLDVPDARLAAWMQALEVVFIATPPAERFRVTEIALREGVHCFVAWPPAPALQDLERLGRLAEEACVEVGVSRPLRFHPKLQDVRNGAPPALLVYRQQVGGRGVVPWHARLAEAVDLCCALARSSSVLRIEGEAVRGGPTWLEAVAFGLRFHSGTYAQVLMWRDGDDTTPELYLARTGWHRWLRLEASDERLTKAEVLAFLQALAARQPAPVSLLETLQVLRIVERLMSRLR
- a CDS encoding CCA tRNA nucleotidyltransferase codes for the protein MTVTVRPLPLRIQERLASRPYAPLLRRIGELGQQHEIPVYAVGGVVRDLFLDRPTTDIDFVTVGPGTGIRLARLVARALGGRTVHVYENFGTAAIRVPTPDRSGVFVLEFVAARRESYRKDSRKPIVEDGTLDDDLRRRDFTINAMAIDLWPSRWGTLIDPFHGRRDLRQRLLRTPLDPRQTFEDDPLRMIRAARFAAQLNFRVEPDTFAAMREKAHRVEILSQERITDELQKILCAPQPSIGFKILESTGILARIFPELVALKGVETIDGHRHKDNFYHTLQVVDNVARMTADRPCEDDAVWLRWAALLHDIAKPATKRFVPGTGWTFHGHEDLGARMVPRIFRRFKLPMDERMAYVQKLVRLHHRPVALVDEQVTDSAIRRLLFEAGDDLEDLMLLVRADITSKNPRRVRRYLEAFDRLEARMAEVEEKDRIRNFQPPVDGEEIMRTLGIGEGVAVGIIKEAIKEAILEGRIPNEHDAAFQYMMEIKDEALRRAALFEEMAASLKGPERRALGAIKEVIFKGELPADREEALAYLHRVKEEALAQAEEPA